The sequence TGGAGAAACGGTGGAAGACAGCTTCTCGTATACCGCGGCCGACGGCAGCGGACTGACGAGCACTTCGACCGTCGCGATCACCATCCAAGGGGTGACCAATTTGATCGTCGAAGCCGATGAGTACGTCACCGACGAGGATAGCCCGCTGTCGATCTCCGCGCCTGGCGTGCTGGGGAACGATACCGGCGCCGCGTCGATCGTCATGGTCAACGGCGAAGCGGTCAATGTCGGCGCTCAGATCACGTTGGCCTCCGGCGCCTTGCTGACGGTCAATGCCGACGGCAGCTTCGACTACGACCCGAATGGATCGTTTGAAGCGCTCCGCGCCGGCGAGCAGACGCTCGATTCGTTCAGCTACGTCGCCGATGACGGCAGCGGAACGACCGACGTCGGTACGGTTTCGATCGTGGTCAACGGCGTGAACGACGCTCCGATCGCTGCGGACGATGCGTTCTCGACCGATGAGTCGACCGCACTGTCGATCGTTCCGGTTGGGGTGATGTTTAACGACACCGACACCGAAGGAACGCACATGACGATTTCGGCCGTCAATGGCGCTCCCGCCGACGTCGGCGCTCCGATCGTGCTCGCCTCCGGCGCGTTGCTGACGCTGAACGCCGACGGCAGCTTCGACTATGATCCGAACGGCATGTTCGACGACATGTCGAGCGGCGAAACCGCCACCGATAGCTTCACCTACACCATCAGCGATGAAGATGGCGGCGAAGATACGGCGACGGTGACGTTGACGATCAACGGATTGGATACCGACAACGGGACCAATCTGCCCCCTTTGAATCATGTCCCCGGCACGCAGACCATTGCCGCGGGACTCTCCTTGGTCTTTGGTTCAACCAATGGCAACGCCATCTCTGTCAGCGACCCTGACGCGGCTGGCGCGTTCGTCCAAGTGACGATTTCGGTTCAACACGGCACGCTGCAGTTGGCTTCGCTCAACGCCCAGCGAATCATGTTGGTCGGTTCGTTCGAGCAGATCTCGCATCTGATGGACGGCCTGGTCTATACGCCGAACGACGGCTTCACCGGCACCGATACGTTCACGATCAATTCCAATGATCGTGGAGCGACCGGCACCGGCAGCCCGCGTAGCGATATCGACACCTTCGATATCGTCGTCACGCCGTCCGAAGCGGTCGAAGAAGTCTTCGCCGACTCGGAACTGCTCGACGACATGCTCTTCAGCTAACCCTCGGGTTCCAACGGAGAAGCAGAGCAGGGGAGCAAGCCGCAAGGCTTGCTCCTTTTTTATTGTCCCACCTAGCTGGCGTTCCCCTCATTAGTAGCCCGAAGCGCCAGCGAGGGAAATGCGGTTGGCCTACTTCTTAGGCCCGGCGAGCTATCGGAGCACGAATTGGCGAGTGCATTCGCGCTTCGCTATCAATCATTTGCTTGCACGCGCATTTCCCTCGCTGGCGCTTCGGGCTATTATTGCGCCTGCTTCAACCGTACGCGTACCAGCAAATCGTTCAGCGCTCCGTTGGCCGACGCATTCTCTGGCAGCTGGCTATGCTCGCGCGCCTCTTCCAGTTCCCACGTCAACCGCTCGTACTCTTGCTGGTGCAGCGCCAGATCGGCGGCCGACAGGGTTCCCTTTTCCGGGCCTTCCAGTTTTCTGGCGATCAGCTCCGGCAGGTAAGGCAACTTGGCTTCTTCATTCAGATGAAGCAGATTCGCTTCGATCTGGCCGGTTCGCATCAAGTGGATTCCGGTCAGCAGAACGCGATAGACGTACAGCAGCGGCTTGACCCGCGGCGGGTCTTCCTTCTTGAATAACTTCCACTGCGTCGCGGCGAAACCGAGGTAGTGGTGCGCATGATGCCGGGTGATGCAGCCCGGCGCCAGCGCCTTCAACTCTTCATGCTCCGGTGTCGTCTGCACGACCAGCGGCGAAAGCAATTGCTCCAGCACGTAGCCGTTCTTCTTCAGCATCAGCAGGAAGAATTTTTTGACGTCGTGCGTCACCAGGTCGATCTCGAGCCCGTCGTGGATGCCCGACTTTTCGACCGTCTCGTCCGCTTCTCGTAAGCCGACGACGTCGGTGAGCGGCAACAGGTGAATCCCGCGCAGGTCGAAGTCGGAGTCAGGCGACGGAAATCCATACAAATGGGCGCCGCTGATCGTCGTAAACAGCAGAGGGTAAGGATGTTGTTCGACTTGTTTGTAAAGTCGGGGTTCGATGTTCATGGCAACTCTTCCGCGAGCGCCGCCTTGCGCGCTGCGATCAAAAATGCATTCGCTTGTTCATAATCGGGACGCTCCGGCAAACAGGTCGCTTGCAGCGCGGCGTCAAACTCCGCATGCAGCTGACGACGCCAGGCCTCTGTTTCTTCCCACGGCAATTCTCCCCGCTTGATCGCGAGCAACCGCTCGCGGTGCGGACCGACGTCAACCGGCACCGTTTCTTCCTGCAGCACCCGAATTCCGCTGATCAATAGCCGAATCAGGTGCATCACATGCTTCCACTTGACCGTTCCTTGCGAGCGGATATCGCTTTGCATCTTTTTGAACTGCGACATCGCGTAGCCGTTGTACGTCTGGTACACGAGTCGCGACAGGAAAATCGACCGCATGTCGAGCAGTTGCTGTGCGAGCGGCGTCGCCTTCTCGACCAGGGGAGAATAGAGGCACTCCAGCACGTTCGGGTTCGCCTTCAGCGCAAGAACGATGAACTTCTGCAGTTCCCAATACGCCTCTTGCGACTCGTCCAGCTCCAATTGCTCCGGCACGCCGTAGAGCGACCATTGCAACTCGGCCGGCGGGATATAAAAGCCGCGGCGGTCGATGTCCGACGCGTCATCGGCCAAGCCAAACGCCTGCGAGCCGACAATGCAGCGAAACGCGACCCGGTTGAGCAGATCGCCAGGATCGGCGGCGTTACGAGCGCCGATGGCGCCCTCTTTGTGCTTGGCCAACAGCGCCAGCTCGCTCGGCGGCAGCGACTCTTCAAAACCGTCCGGGAAGCGGATCCGATAGCTATGCTGCAAATCGACCGGCGACTTCACCACCACGCCGACCGCGCCGCGCGGATGCAGCGTTCGCCCGTTCGGCCCGACGATATCGCGCAGCGCCACAACTTGCGTCCCCGGCGAGAAGATCAGATTCGGATGATAGTGAACTGGTTGAGCCACGATTGGATCGCTTCCAGGAAAAGAAACATTGGTCTTCGGGAGGAGAATATACCACGCCGTCGACGACAGCTGGGACCTATCGTCAGAACTACCCTATTTAGAACGACTTGGGATGGAGAGGTTCGATTTTTTCGGTTTCTGCCCAGAAATCGGGTAACCTTCCGTCCAATCTTCACCATAGAGTTGTAATGTTTCGCTACTAGAGACGATCTTTTCTGCGCGTCACGGAACGAAGGGTCCCCATGCATCAGCGATTTCTTCTCGGTCTGATTTTTTTGGTCGCGATCGCCGCCAGCTGGCCGGCAGCATCGACATGTCTCGCCGAGACCAAAACGCCTTCGCTGGATCACGTCGACTATCACCTCTTTCTGGTCGCCGGGCAAAGCAACGCGCAAGGTTGGCTCGGCGAAAATCGTGAAGGGCTGAACGAACCGATTCCGGTTCCCGAGCGCGGGACGGTCTTCTATTTCGATCCGGAACAGAAAAAGATTCTGGATGTGGTCGACGCCAAACCGGAAGCCTATGTCGGTAACGCCGCCGGGTTTCACAATCGATTTGCGATCGACTATCACGCCACGACCGGCAAGAAGGTGATCTTCGTTCATGGAGTGCATGGCAACTCCGGCATCGTCCCCGGCGTGCAGTATGGCGGGGGAAATTGGCCGGACGCCTACCGCGCCGCGCTTCGCGACAAATACCAAGCGTTCAAAACGACCGCGGCGGCGTCTAACTTTGCCGGCCAATGGGGACTGGCCGGGTTGATTTGGGGGCAGGGCGAAGCGGAAGAGTTTCTGCTGGCGCAAAACAAAAAGACGTTGCCGCAGTTGGAAAAGGCGCTCAGCGACTTGTTTGACGGCTTTGTGCAGGACTATGGCGACGACTACCCTGGCCAGCCTGGCTCGCTGATCAACGTGGTGTTGGTTTCGATCTTCGCCTATCCGAGCGGTTCGAGCGATCGCTTCTATCCCGACTCGCCCGCCTGGGCGGCGACGCGAGAGATGCAGCGGCATGTCGCCCAACAGCACGCTAGCGCTCGCATGGTTTACTTCCCCATCGAGAAAATCTTCACGCAGCAAGTCTGGCCGAACAACGCCGTCCACTACTACCAAAAGCAATACAACGAAATCGGCCGCGTCATGGCGCAAGAAATCGCCAAGCCCGGCAGCACGATCCAGATGCCGCAGCCTCCCAACAGCGCCGCCGCGAAAGCCGTTGGCGCCTGGCGGGTCGATCTGACGTGGCACGCGCCGGAAGGTGGCATCCCTGGTGAGTTGCCGGTCTATCGCATTTACCGCCGTCAGGCTGGCGAGTCGGCCTGGACCTGGATTTGGCAAACCGCGGAAGCGCCGGCAGACGGCCTGCACGATGAAAACGGCGTGCTTCCGAATACGACCTACGAATACCGCATCGGCGCTCGCAACGAGTTTGGAGAAGTCTTCAGTGACGTCGCCTCGGCGAAAACCGGCCGCTTGAGCGATAACCCGCTCGCCGCCTATCAAGAACTTGCTGAGCCCCAGAACGCCGCGGCGGTTGAAAAACTGTGGGCGGAACTTCGCGCCGGCGGTCATACGAAAGGCTTGCGTTCGCTGCACCTGATGACCAAAGGATCGAACGCCGCATCTGGGAAGATTTTCAACCTGGTTCGCGGGGCGGACGATCAGGGTCGGTTCGATTTCACCGCAAGCAATACGGTCGAGCGGGAAGAAGATGGCTACGTGTTCGCCGCTCCGTCCGGCGCTCAGACGGAGGCGCCGCTGATTCCAACCTACGGCCCGTTTACCTGCATGGCGAACCTCTCGTGGCTCCACTTTCCCGACGTGAACGAATCGTTCGGGCTCATGGCGCAAGGACGAGGCTATCCCGCTCCCCCAGAGAACTCGCGTTCGATCTTCTCGTACGGGCCC is a genomic window of Blastopirellula sediminis containing:
- a CDS encoding nucleotidyltransferase domain-containing protein, producing MNIEPRLYKQVEQHPYPLLFTTISGAHLYGFPSPDSDFDLRGIHLLPLTDVVGLREADETVEKSGIHDGLEIDLVTHDVKKFFLLMLKKNGYVLEQLLSPLVVQTTPEHEELKALAPGCITRHHAHHYLGFAATQWKLFKKEDPPRVKPLLYVYRVLLTGIHLMRTGQIEANLLHLNEEAKLPYLPELIARKLEGPEKGTLSAADLALHQQEYERLTWELEEAREHSQLPENASANGALNDLLVRVRLKQAQ
- a CDS encoding nucleotidyltransferase domain-containing protein, encoding MAQPVHYHPNLIFSPGTQVVALRDIVGPNGRTLHPRGAVGVVVKSPVDLQHSYRIRFPDGFEESLPPSELALLAKHKEGAIGARNAADPGDLLNRVAFRCIVGSQAFGLADDASDIDRRGFYIPPAELQWSLYGVPEQLELDESQEAYWELQKFIVLALKANPNVLECLYSPLVEKATPLAQQLLDMRSIFLSRLVYQTYNGYAMSQFKKMQSDIRSQGTVKWKHVMHLIRLLISGIRVLQEETVPVDVGPHRERLLAIKRGELPWEETEAWRRQLHAEFDAALQATCLPERPDYEQANAFLIAARKAALAEELP
- a CDS encoding fibronectin type III domain-containing protein yields the protein MHQRFLLGLIFLVAIAASWPAASTCLAETKTPSLDHVDYHLFLVAGQSNAQGWLGENREGLNEPIPVPERGTVFYFDPEQKKILDVVDAKPEAYVGNAAGFHNRFAIDYHATTGKKVIFVHGVHGNSGIVPGVQYGGGNWPDAYRAALRDKYQAFKTTAAASNFAGQWGLAGLIWGQGEAEEFLLAQNKKTLPQLEKALSDLFDGFVQDYGDDYPGQPGSLINVVLVSIFAYPSGSSDRFYPDSPAWAATREMQRHVAQQHASARMVYFPIEKIFTQQVWPNNAVHYYQKQYNEIGRVMAQEIAKPGSTIQMPQPPNSAAAKAVGAWRVDLTWHAPEGGIPGELPVYRIYRRQAGESAWTWIWQTAEAPADGLHDENGVLPNTTYEYRIGARNEFGEVFSDVASAKTGRLSDNPLAAYQELAEPQNAAAVEKLWAELRAGGHTKGLRSLHLMTKGSNAASGKIFNLVRGADDQGRFDFTASNTVEREEDGYVFAAPSGAQTEAPLIPTYGPFTCMANLSWLHFPDVNESFGLMAQGRGYPAPPENSRSIFSYGPAPQTLNFYHEDQVGMFQTGGKRPAVGQAETFALTYDGRDMTWRRSDSEPIVHPNTIYFFNMQNAPFEIYTTPSSSTEANFKIAYLAVWNRAIGPEEFAAVQTILANRLRLPANVRPR